The Neoarius graeffei isolate fNeoGra1 chromosome 10, fNeoGra1.pri, whole genome shotgun sequence genome has a segment encoding these proteins:
- the LOC132893452 gene encoding histone-lysine N-methyltransferase PRDM7-like, whose translation MNSNYSWVIYKYNQSEEYIDAKKETHANWMRYVNCARNNEEQNLVAFQYQGRILYRCCQNIKPGQELLVWSEEEHAKDFDSMFDCLIKK comes from the exons ATGAACAGTAACTACTCTTGGGTG ATATACAAATATAATCAAAGTGAGGAATACATAGATGCCAAGAAAGAGACACATGCTAACTGGATGAG GTATGTGAATTGCGCTCGTAATAATGAAGAGCAAAATCTTGTGGCATTCCAGTATCAAGGGAGAATTCTATATCGCTGCTGTCAAAACATTAAaccaggacaggagctcttggtgtggtcTGAAGAGGAGCATGCTAAAGATTTTGACAGTATGTTTGACTGCCTCATTAAGAAGTAG